CCCGCAGAAATTGGGCTAGACGCAAATTTGTGAGGTCCCGTGATTGCAGGTTTACCTCCACCGGGCTGCCCGCCCCCTCCAGCACCAGGCGCCCCCCCGGATGGGCCGACTGCAGCTCGCTCAGGCCGGCGCGAATAGACGCCCAGCCCGGCCGGAACCAGTCGCGGTAGTAGTGCTCAGCGCGGGCCAGCCCCACCGACTGGCCCAGATGGATCAGCTCGCTGGTGGAGTCGCCCTGGGGCTTGAGCAGCACTGGATTCATGCTGTGGTGGGGCTCCAGGCCGGCGGCCCAGGCCTGCAGCGCCTGGGAGTAGGCCATTTCGCCGCCCTCTTGATCAACCCAGGCGTTGTTGCTCATGTTTTGCCCCTTGAAGGGCAGGGGCGTTTCGCCGCGACGGCGCAGCACCCGGCAGAGGGCAGCGGTCATCAGCGACTTGCCAGCCCCGCTACTGGTGCCCAGCACCATCAGCGGGGTGGGTGCGGCTGGGGCCTGCTGAGCAGTTTTTGCGCTCATAGCCGCGGCCGGTGGCGCCGCAGCCAGTGCTGCAGGCGAATGGGGCCGCTGGCGCCTGGAATCTCGCCAGGCCACTGGGCTAAAACTTCGCGTCCCATGGGCGTGAGCCGCACCCGCTCGGTGAGGCCCTGGCCGTCCACTTCGCGCCGCAGCACTCCTAGCTGGATCAGCCAGATCCAATGGGCTTCAACCCGATCGGAACTCTGTGCTCCCTGGCAAAGGCTCTGGAGGTCGTTCCGGCGGCAGAGCTCGCCGCCGCTGAGAGCCCGATCGTTCACCTCCACGTAAAACGCCCGCCTAAATGGCAGGCAGCGCATTGCCTGGCTGGCCCTGGACAGGGAGCGTTTGTTTTGAAGCAGGGGGTCGATCGCGGTGGCTTCCCGATGTTGCATAGAAGGATTCTCCCTGACCCCATGCTCGTGCTCGCCTCCGCCTCCCCAGCTCGCCGGCGCCTGCTGGAGCAGGCCGGCATCGCCCACCAAGTGCAGGTGAGCGGCGTTGATGAGGAGTCGATCAGCGATGCCGATCCCGGCCAGCTTGTGCAGCGGCTGGCCCGGGCCAAAGCCGAAGCGGTGGCCCAACAACTGCCCCAGGGCACCAGGGTGCTTGGCTGCGATTCGCTGCTGGTTTTCAACGGTGAGGTGTTTGGCAAGCCAGCTGACGCTGGCGCTGCTCGGCAGCGCTGGTTGCAGATGGCAGGCGGTTGGGGTGAGCTGATCACCGGCCATTGCCTCACCACTAGTAGTGAAGAGGCGATGGTGGGCAGCCCTCAAATCGCCGTAGTTAGGACGCGGCTGCAATTTGCAGCTATCGACTCCGATGAAATCGACGCCTATGTAGCCAGTGGCGAACCCCTCCAGTGCGCCGGTGGCTTTGCCTTGGAGGGGCGTGGGGGATTACTGGTAGAGCGGATAGAAGGCTGCTTCAGCAACGTGATCGGCCTGAGCCTGCCGTTGCTGCGCCGATGGCTCAGGGATCAAGGAAGAGTTGATCCATAACGACCCGATTGTCGCGGCTTTGCCGCAGACCACGGTGCTCGCGGGTTGCCACCAGGGTCATGTCACGCCAGCGGAACACGCCGGTGTAGCCGTGGTCGAAGAAGGCCACGGGCCAGGTGCCGCTGCTGTCATTCACTTCCAGCCGTCCGGTGCTGTTGCTGAAGTTGAAGCGGCGGCCATCCTGCTGCGCCACCACGTAACGGGTGATGCCACTGCTGTCACGGCTGATGCGTCGCAGTCCACAGGGTCCGTCGTAGAGCTGCTTGCCTCCCTGGGCCAGGGTGCAGAAGCCAGAGAACCGGGTCACTTCTCGATCGTTGTTCACCGCGGCTGTCGTGGTTCCAAACAGGTCTCGGCTCATTTCTCGACTGATCTGGCGCTTGGCGAAGC
This is a stretch of genomic DNA from Cyanobium sp. Tous-M-B4. It encodes these proteins:
- a CDS encoding Npun_F0494 family protein, translated to MQHREATAIDPLLQNKRSLSRASQAMRCLPFRRAFYVEVNDRALSGGELCRRNDLQSLCQGAQSSDRVEAHWIWLIQLGVLRREVDGQGLTERVRLTPMGREVLAQWPGEIPGASGPIRLQHWLRRHRPRL
- a CDS encoding nucleoside triphosphate pyrophosphatase, whose amino-acid sequence is MLVLASASPARRRLLEQAGIAHQVQVSGVDEESISDADPGQLVQRLARAKAEAVAQQLPQGTRVLGCDSLLVFNGEVFGKPADAGAARQRWLQMAGGWGELITGHCLTTSSEEAMVGSPQIAVVRTRLQFAAIDSDEIDAYVASGEPLQCAGGFALEGRGGLLVERIEGCFSNVIGLSLPLLRRWLRDQGRVDP
- a CDS encoding YcgJ family protein — translated: MTLRHFSLAAASTALLAACLGLPQQAHAQYDSVSSPSKGVLCDRAGQICYDRQGISLGLTRQYFGPTAERKLMGELSGRPMPREFRLSNGAVCSLQLELCWSDGFAKRQISREMSRDLFGTTTAAVNNDREVTRFSGFCTLAQGGKQLYDGPCGLRRISRDSSGITRYVVAQQDGRRFNFSNSTGRLEVNDSSGTWPVAFFDHGYTGVFRWRDMTLVATREHRGLRQSRDNRVVMDQLFLDP